Proteins encoded together in one Papaver somniferum cultivar HN1 unplaced genomic scaffold, ASM357369v1 unplaced-scaffold_117, whole genome shotgun sequence window:
- the LOC113329709 gene encoding uncharacterized protein LOC113329709, with product MKNSKISGRIERWNAQVGQFEIKYEILSSPKSQVIADFLAEFPLEEDEDHSRWEILVDGSSNGEGNGSRIVFISPEGARITYSFRLEFAPTNNETEYEEVVHALQLAIEMKLEDVRINSDPQLVIHQIEGTYNTDEPSLQKYKKLVAELSTQIPKISWRHISRKENRLAYAFSFIPSMMVDPTTRYIKIQTLFSPSIKKEEKEDVDVMIVENEEEEKVNKDAYWRTKLHLYLEKGEVPRNRLESHKLKSRATNYELKDGVLYRRSFYGPSIRCLTRKEGMEILKALHYEDAGNHSGGPFIPGTGQKRYLIVGTDYFTKWAEVKAVQHIRDKYIFTFIFENIIYRFGIPAQLVSDNGKQFEGENIKMLLNAFKIQSGKSSHLYPQSNGQEEATNKKIADTVKKKLEGHNIGWCEQVHNAVWE from the exons atgaaaaattcaaaaatatcagGAAGGATCGAAAGATGGAACGCACAAGTAGGGCAATTTgagatcaagtatgaaatattatcttcaccaaaatcgcaAGTTATCGCAGACTTCTTGGCAGAGTTtccattagaagaagatgaag ATCATAGTAGATGGGAGatactggtagatggatcatcgaatggagaaggcaatggaagTCGAATAGTTTTTATCTCACCAGAGGGAGCGAGAATTACATATTCATTCAGGTTGGAGTTCGCGCCCACCAATAATGAAACCGAATATGAAGAGGTTGTACACGCATTGCAGTTGGCAATTGAGATGAAGTTAGAAGATGTGCGGATAAATAGTGATCCACAATTGGTTATTCACCAAATAGAAGGGACATATAACACCGATGAACCATCCCTACAGAAATACAAGAAACTTGTTGCGGAGCTATCAacacaaattccaaaaataagttggagacaCATATCAAGGAAAGAAAATAGGTTAGCATATGCATTTTCTTTTATTCCATCTATGATGGTAGATCCAACCACAAGGTATATAAAGATACAGACACTCTTTTCACCCTCTATcaagaaggaagaaaaagaagatgtagATGTAATGATagtagaaaatgaagaagaagagaaagtgaACAAAGACGCATACTGGAGAACCAAACTCCATTTATATTTGGAAAAGGGAGAAGTTCCAAGAAATAGATTAGAGTCACACAAGTTAAAGAGTCGAGCGACAAACTACGAACTAAAAGATGGTGTATTATATCGAAGATCATTCTATGGACCCTCGATTAGATGTTTAACGCGAAAAGAGGGGATGGAAATTTTGAAGGCATTACACTACGAGGATGCTGGGAACCATAGTGGAG GACCCTTCATACCAGGAACAGGGCAGAAGAGATATTTAATAGTAGGAACAGATTATTTTACAAAGTGGGCAGAGGTGAAAGCGGTGCAACATATTCGAGATAAATATATATTCACATTCATCTTTGAGAATATAATTTATAGGTTCGGAATCCCCGCACAGCTAGTTTCCGATAATGGAAAACAGTTTGAAGGAGAAAACAtaaaaatgctacttaatgcattcaaaatACAAAGCGGAAAATCCAGTCATTTGTATCCCCAGAGTAATGGACAAGAAGAGGCAACAAATAAGAAAATCGCAGATacagtgaagaagaagttggaaggaCACAACATAGGGTGGTGCGAACAAGTGCATAATGCGGTATGGGAATAA
- the LOC113329414 gene encoding uncharacterized protein LOC113329414: MKKCANKVVGSFVGKRLSFDAVKIAVSKIWKFKQEVSIKLYNNSAFIFEFKEEEDRNLVLETSSIVITGELFALRPWSQLLENSITRIKSTPIWVKIFGVPLHMWDEEGLGLIASYLGKPLYADDCTINQDRLAFARVCIEIDLNFSYPASIPILIDGKIAIELRIEYQWKPSKCDACKVFGQTTNSCTLKTRPSWNPKQKLQANPAVEPLPQGSSGTEAEMVGKKQGPTVSNLAADDANSGPKDTISAVECSLPAKETNFKGNQDDLSKSPKMITSGCTKKPAAPVSVSSKSPGKQGIASGVKHTPFCLPSDFPYQWKDLAKENADKRDNKDKETVAVNASSNADKGRSQVKNQDATAKSPGEDGNCSKDR; this comes from the coding sequence ATGAAGAAATGCGCTAATAAGGTGGTTGGCTCTTTTGTGGGGAAACGACTATCTTTTGATGCAGTCAAAATTGCTGTTAGCAAGATATGGAAATTTAAGCAAGAGGTATCCATTAAATTATATAATAACTCtgctttcatttttgaatttaaggaagaagaagataggaaTCTAGTTCTTGAAACAAGTTCTATTGTCATCACAGGCGAACTTTTTGCCTTGAGACCATGGTCTCAATTGCTTGAAAACTCAATTACAAGGATAAAATCAACACCAATCTGGGTTAAGATTTTTGGGGTACCTTTACATATGTGGGATGAGGAGGGCTTAGGTTTAATTGCAAGCTATTTAGGGAAACCTCTATATGCAGATGATTGTACAATCAACCAAGATAGATTGGCCTTTGCAAGGGTTTGTATAGAAATTGATCTAAATTTTTCTTACCCTGCTAGCATCCCTATTTTGATTGATGGAAAAATTGCAATAGAACTCCGTATAGAGTATCAGTGGAAGCCTTCAAAATGTGATGCCTGTAAGGTGTTTGGGCAGACTACAAATTCCTGCACACTGAAAACAAGACCTAGTTGGAATCCTAAGCAGAAACTGCAGGCTAATCCAGCAGTAGAACCTCTTCCACAGGGATCTAGTGGCACTGAGGCAGAAATGGTGGGCAAGAAGCAAGGCCCCACTGTCTCAAATCTAGCTGCAGACGATGCAAATTCAGGTCCAAAGGACACAATTTCAGCTGTTGAGTGTTCTTTACCAGCGAAGGAGACAAATTTCAAGGGGAATCAGGATGACTTGTCAAAAAGTCCTAAAATGATTACAAGTGGATGTACCAAGAAACCAGCAGCGCCAGTTTCTGTTTCTTCTAAGTCACCTGGGAAGCAAGGCATTGCAAGTGGGGTTAAACACACACCCTTCTGTTTGCCAAGTGACTTTCCTTACCAGTGGAAAGATTTGGCTAAGGAGAATGCTGACAAGAGAGACAACAAAGACAAGGAAACAGTTGCAGTTAATGCAAGCTCTAATGCAGATAAGGGTCGCAGCCAGGTAAAGAATCAAGATGCTACAGCAAAGAGTCCAGGGGAAGATGGCAACTGTTCAAAAGATAGGTGA